The Flaviramulus sp. BrNp1-15 genome includes the window TTATGGGTGATTATGTGGATGGTTGGAGCGAATCTGCACATGTTATTCAATTTTTAATAGAGTTATCACGAAATATAAACTGCATTTTTATAAAAGGTAATCATGATCTTTGGTGCGAAGATTGGTTAGAATCAGAAGAGGTAAACCCTACTTGGTATATGCATGGTGGTAAGGAAACTATGGAAAGTTATGTTGGATTTGATGAAGCTGATAAAAAACAACATTTAGAGTTTTTTAAAAATATGACACTTTACCATATTGATAACGAAAACAGATTGTTTCTTCATGCTGGTTTTACATCTATGCATGGTGTTGAAAAAGAAGTTTTTCAATCTACGTTTTATTACGATAGAACGCTTTGGGAAATGGCATTAACTATGGATAAACGTATTGAAAAAGATTCTGCTATTTATCCAAACCGACTTAAACATTACAACGAAATTTATATAGGTCATACACCAACTATTAATTTTAAATGTGATACACCTATGCACGCCATTAATGTTTGGAATATTGATACAGGAGCAGCTTTTACAGGAAAGTTATCAGGAATAAATGTAAATACAAAAGAAGTTTTTCAAAGCGATAATTTACCAGCTTTATATCCCAATGAAAAGGGGAGAAACAAGTAGTTTTTAATTTATATGCTTTTTGTAATAGCTAAGTAATGCTTCAGCATCTGCGCCAAACCACCTTTTTATGTAAATGACCAAATAGATAAGTTGTAATTTAAAAACACCATGTTTTTTATATAACCTTGCTGAGGTTTTTAAGGTTTTATTAATAACAACAAATTGGTTACGGGCATATAATTCGTTAATTAAAATATTGTCTTCGTAAATAATATAGCTTTCGTTAAAGCCGCCAATTGTATTAAATAATGTTTTGGTTATAAACTGACTTTGGTCGCCACCTCTACAAATTCTCCAGCTAAATTTTGTAAACCAACTGGCTAGTTTTAACCACCAATGATTACTGTTAAACTGCATTTTAAAACAACCCGCTTCATTACCTTTTTTTACTTCACTAATAATTAAATCATCAAAGTTTTTAGGTGGAAAAGAATCGGCATGAAGAAAATATAAAATGTTTCCGTTAGCATGTTTTGCTCCTAAATTCATTTGTTTAGCTCGACCTTTTTCAGAATTTAAAAGTGTTATTTTAATTTTAGAATTGTGCTTAAAAGCTTTTGTTGCATCAATTACAGCGTTGTCTATGTAATAATAAGCCTCAGTGTTTTTTGTATTATTAATCTTTGCAAATGTTTCAACTACATCTGGTGTGCCATCTAAACTACCACCATCTACAACAATAATTTCACCTGTGTTTTTGCCAGAAAAATTAACCATTAAATGCTCCAGAAGTTTGCCAATGTTGGCTTCTTCATTTAAAACAGGAATTATTATGGAGATTTTATTCATTTAAACTCCAATTATATTCCATATAACTTTTTTGGGCTTTTTCAGAGACTTTAATATCTGAATATTTGTTTATGAAATGAATGATATTTCCATTTCCGTTAATCAAAAAATCTTTTTTAAACCACGTGAAAATTTTAGATAACTCTACCTTATTAGGTGTTAAAATATTTCTTTCAGAATCGTTAATAAAGTCTTTGGTAGCTTTGGTAAGTTGATTTTCCATGTTTGAAGCCGTATACGCTTCATTTAACAATTTAGGACAAGAATATGAAGCGCAAACAATAGCAAAATGAATGCGAGGTTCGCTCATTTGTCGCAATATTTTATGCTCAATCTCATCAAGATTGTACCATTTTTCACCAAGTTTCCAATAGCGTTGTTTCCAAGGGTCTTTTATGTCTTTTATACTATTTACAGGATAATGACGCAGAATTAAATCAATGGTCATAGCGTTGTAAGTATTTATCCAGTAAGCTAGTTTTTCATTTTTATTCCAATTTTCATCAGGTAATTTTTTATTTAATGACTCTAAATAGTTTCTTAAAGTCGACCAATTATTTTTGAATCCTGAATAATTTACATTACCATTTTCTGAAACGTGACTTTTAAGCAAATTATTCCACTGCGAATGGAGAACTGGTTTAGTGGGAATAATTTCTACTTGATTTTTAATTGTATCTATTTTTGTTTCGTTTGGAGTTTCTTCTAAAACAGAAGTTTCATCAAAATCCTTTTTAATAGCAATAACTTCTTGAATAGTGTCTGTTTTGGTTTCAGTTTGTTCTGTAGTTCTTTTTGGAGAAGTTTCAACAATACGTTTAGTACCAGAACAACCAGAAACAAGTATAATTATAAAAAGAAGTTGTAAATATTTCATTTAGGAAAAATGTTTTCTAAAACACTTGTTGTTAGTCTTTAATTAAAAACAAACCTAACAAATTTAGGTATGTTAGGTTTATTTGATTTTCTATAAAAAGTGTTTTAAATGCAGTATTACTTAACAGCATCCACCACCATCATAATGGTAAGTAGATTCGCTAATAAAAATATCATTTCTACCAAGCGATGCTAATACACCAGCAGTTTTGTCGCATATAGCAAGTGGTTGATTTTTTAATAACACATGTCCAGCTTTATCATCAAAATAATCATCTTCACCATAATAAATAGCTGCTTTACCTGTGAATATGCATGGGCCGTCTTCTGGCATAGGATCTTTTATTGCAGCAACTTCAATAGATTCTATATAAATTAACTCATCTGTTGGATAATGTTTTGGGTCTAGAATTCTATAGGGTTTTCTAGCTCTAATTTCAATAGTTCCAAATCCAGCGTCAGTTAATGCTTTTACATATTCCGCAATTGGTAAGCTACCGCTAAGACACAAAGCGCGTAAGCGTTCGTCGTTGCGTAACTCATCATTCATAGGTTGTTCGCAAGTTGGATCACTCATTACTAAACGTCCGTGTGGTTTTAGTACACGATACATTTCTGCAATGGCTTTTTTTAAATCATCAGCTTTAAAAATGTTGAATAAACAATTTTGTGCAGCTACGTCTATAGTGTTATCTTCAACAGGTAAATGCATAGCATCCCCTTTTTTAAGCTCAACAAAATCACTTTTAAACCAAGGATTTTGAGCTTCTGCTTCAATAAAATTTTTACGAGATGCTTCAAGCATTTCATCAACGACATCAATACCTACAACACCACCTTTTTGACGGTTAAAATAGGCGAATTGTAAAAGCTCCATACCGCCACCAACACCAACATAAAGTGTTTTAGGATTGTTGGTTAAATCGCGAGCATGAACTGTAGAGCCACAACCATAATTCATTTCTTGCATGATTCTAGGGATTTTTAATCCTGGTAATTCCCAAATTGGGTTTGTGGTACAACATAAACCAACATCTGGGGTTAATGCGGCTTCTTTATAAACATCGTGTATGGTTTCTAAGTAACTCATATGTTTTTTAGATTAGAGAAACAAGATGAAAGAGTCAAGACTTTGAAGTAGTTCTTCCTGATTCTATAGGTCTTGCTTCTAAATAGTTTTTATTAATTCTTTAAAAAGGATTACCATATTAGGTTCAGCTTTTCCAGCGGTTGCAATAATATCATTAATGTCTACCGGTTTTAGGTTATCTGGGTCGCACTCATCTGTTAAAACTGACACCGCAGCAACTTTTAAATTTAAGTGGTTTGCTACAATAACTTCTGGAACAGTACTCATGCCAACAGCATCAGAACCTATAATTTTTAGCATGCGATACTCTGCACGAGTTTCTAACTGTGGTCCAACAACACTAGCATAAACACCTTTGTGAAGTGTGATATTGTTTGCTTTTGCTATAGCTTCGAATTTTTGGTTAATGTCTTTATCATAAGGCTGATTCATGTCTGTAAAACGTTCGCCTAATTTTGAAACGCCTTTAAAAGCCAATGGAGAACTGCCTTGTAGATTAATGTGGTCGTCTATAAGCATAAGTTCCCCTTTTTTAAAGTTTAGGTTAACCGCACCAGCAGCATTGGAAACTAATAAGGTTTTTATACCTAATTTTTCCATAATGCGAACAGGAAACGTAACATCTTGTAACGTATAACCTTCATATAAGTGAAAACGCCCTTGCATTACGATGGCTTTTTTGCCAGCTAACTCACCGTAAATTAATTTTCCTTTATGAAATTCTACAGTTGCTGTTGGGAAATTTGGAATATGATTATAACTAACTTCTTTAATAATTTTTATATCGTCTATTAGTTTGCCTAATCCTGTGCCTAGAATAATTCCTATTTCGGGGCTTTCAAACCCTTTACTTTGTAAATATTCTACAGTTTCTTCTATTATTTTAATCATTTAATTGATTTATTTTTTGTTGAAGTGTTAAGTTTGATTGATAAAATTTTGAAGCTATTAAATCTTCAAAAGTATCAATGTCATTTAAGGACACTAAAGTACTGAATTTTATGTGTTTTTCGTTTAATTCAAGAAGTGTTTTTTCTAACAGGTTTGATTGACTCCACGGCTTATTTTCAAAAATGAAATCATGCATTTTACTAAGGCCAACTAAGTAATAACCGCCATCTTCTGCAGGACCAAAAACAACTTCGCTTTTGTTTAAAGCTTTTAAGCCTTCATTAATATGATGTTTTGTAATTTCAGGTAAATCAGATCCAATTAAAACTATTCGATTATAGCCATCTTCAAACCCTTTTTTAAAAGCATTTTTCATGCGTTCACCTAAATCTACGCCTTCTTGAACTGCTTTGGTTTCATTTTTCCATTTACTATCTATTATGGCGTCTGAAAAATAAATACGCTTATCTGTCAGGATATTTTTAGTAGCTTGTTCGGTTACATTCACCAATTCACTATAAACCTCAAAAGCAGCTTGATTACCTATGGTTTTAGCTAAACGAGTTTTAACTTTTCCTAGTTTTATGTTTTTTACAAAAACAATAATAAGTTCTTTAGTCATAAATTTTATATCCCTTTTTTAGCCATTTACTCCAATGTTGGTTGAATGTGTGTACATTTTCAGTTTCTTGTTCTTCAGAGTCATAGACTTTAAAGTTATTGTTTTTCCATTCAAAAATTCCACCATAAAGGTTGTAAACATTTTTGTAGCCTGCTTTTTTAAGTTTTTTGGCAATGTTTTCAGATCGAATACCAATAGAGCAATAGACTACAGTTTTAGAGTTTTTATCCAATAGTTTTTGCGTAACAGAATCTATATTAAAAGTATTGTAACCCACATGAATGGCATGTTTTAAATGACTGGTTTTATATTCAAACAATTCTCTAGCATCTAGAATAATAGCATCTGTTTTTGGCATTGCCAATTCTTGAACAGACATGTAAGGTATGGTTTTAGAATTGTGTTTTTTTAATAATTCTGAAATCGTTTCTTGAGCGAAACCTACACCCGAAAATAGCAAGAGTATATATAAAAAACTTTTATTCATAGGTTTTGTTTACAATTTGAGGGCTTAGGGACTTATTACGCAACGACGCCTTGGCAACTGCTTCCTGCACCTGCGGTACAACCATAGCAATGTTGAGAAATCACAATATCGCGACCTTCTAACAATTCTTCGTTGTATTTAGATATATGTGTTGCTTTACTGTTTACTGGTAATTCAAGCATTTGATTGAAATCGCAATCGTATAAATAACCATCCCAACTTACCGAAATGGTATTCGTGCACATGACATTAGCAACAGCTGTTGGGTTATAAGCTTCAACTAAGGCATACATGTAATCTTCGTAATTTTCAGATGCAATTAAATAATCTAAAAATCTTGAAATAGGTAGATTGGTAATCGCAAATAGATTGTGAAATTGTATACCAAAATCATCATTTAATGCCTTTTTGAAATCTTTTTCCATAGAGGCTTGATTTCCTGGTAAAAATGCACCAGAAGGATTATAAACCAAATCTAAACGCAAATTACTATCTGGCATGCCATAACCCACAGCGTTTAAATCTTTTAAGGCTTCAATAGATTTGTCAAAAACACCATCACCACGTTGCTTGTCTGTTTTTCCGCGAGTCCAATGTGGCATAGAGCTTACTACATGTACATTATGTTTTTTAAAAAACTCAGGTAAATCACTATACTTTTTGTTCGCTTTTATAATGGTTAAATTAGAACGCACTATAAAATCTTTAATACCAGCTTTTGAAGCTTCTTCTACAAACCAACGAAAATTAGGATTCATTTCTGGTGCGCCACCAGTTAAATCTAAGGTATGCGCGCCAGTATTTTTTATTACCTCCAAACACTGTTGCATGGTCTCTTGCGTCATAATTTCTTTTCGGTCTGGACCAGCATCAACATGACAATGCTCACAAACCTGATTACACATGTACCCAACATTTATTTGTAAGATTTCAAGCTTTTTTGCCTTTAAAGGAAATTGATTGGTTTCAGCAATTTTAGTTTTAAAAGTTGGTAATTCTCCATTTTGGAAAATGCCATTTGATAAAATTTCTAATTGTCTATTGCTATTTGCTAATTCGCTATCGCGTTTGTGTAGAGATTTTTTTGCCATTAATCTTTTTGTTCATTTAGATCCTTCGACTTTGCTCAGGATAAGCGATTCGTACAATTTTGGTCTGCAAAATTGGTTCTCTGCTTACATTTCTAATTTATTCACTTTATTCATCATTTGCACACCGTGTACTAAAGAAGCTCCACCGCGAATAGCGCCAGCTACATGAAGTGCTTCCATCATTTCTTCTTTGGTAATGCCACGTTGTAAGCCATCTCCAGTATAAGCGTCAATACAGTATGGACATTGAATGGTATGAGCAACCGCCAAGGCTATTAAAGACTTTTCGCGAGCAGTAAGCGCACCTTCTTCAAAGACTTTTCCGTAGTATTCAAAAAATTTATCTCCTAATTCTTGATTCCAGTCACTTATCTTTCCAAATTTTTTAAGATCAGCAGGATCATAATATGTTTTTTGCATAAAAAATATTTTTTATCAAAGATATGAATCTAATAGTTTAAGTCGAAAATATTGACATTACTTAACATAAATTGATAAAATACATTTTAAACTATATTTTAGCAAAACTAAACCTCATTAAAATGAATGATTATTTTTCGATACTTACCATATTAGTTTTACTTTCTGCTGTTTTTGGCTATATAAATGTTAGGTTTTTAAAGTTGCCAAATACTATTGGTTTAATGTTAATTACCATACTTTTTACATTAGGTGTTTTTGCGTTAAGTTATTTTGATTCTACACTTTTAGATGCCGAACGTTACATTATAAAGCAAATAGATTTTAAAACTGTTTTATTAGATGTTATGTTAAGTTTCTTGCTGTTTGCAGGCGCATTACATACTAATTTCCAGCAACTAAAAGTGCAGCGTTGGCCTGTATTGGTGTTTGCAACTTTTGGGGTTTTAGTATCTACATTTTTGGTGGGAATAACCATGTTTTATTTGCTGAAAATAATTGGTTTGCCTGTTAATTTTATCTATTGTTTATTGTTTGGATCTTTAATTTCTCCAACCGACCCAATAGCTGTTTTGGGAATATTAAAAAAAGCTGGTGTACCCAAAAAATTAGAAGTTAAAATTGTTGGAGAGTCTTTGTTTAACGATGGCGTTGGGGTAGTGGTGTTTTTAACTATTTTTCAAATAGCCTCTTTAGGAATTGATAATATTGAAGTTTTAGATGTTATAAAACTCTTTGGACAAGAAGTTATTGGTGGTATTATTTTAGGAGGTATTTTGGGTTGGATAACTTACAGATTAATGAAATCTATAGACGATTATGATATTGAAGTTATTATAACACTTGCAGCAGTTATGGGCGGAACAGTTTTAGCACACAAGTTTCATTTATCGGCACCATTAGCTATGGTAACTGCAGGTTTAATTGTAGGTAACGATACTGTAAGAGGAACGGCTATGTCTGAAATAACAGAAAGCTACGTAGATAAATTCTGGGAGCTTATAGACATATTATTAAACACAATTCTGTTTGTTTTAATAGGTATGGAAATGCTGGTTTTAGCTTACGATGGTAAATATATTTTAGCAGGTTTAATTGCTATACCAATAATATTAGCTTGCCGTTATACATCATTATTATTCCCGATAAACTTCTTTAAAAAGAAGCTGGACTTTGTGCCAAAAACCAATTTAATTATGACTTGGGGCGGATTGCGTGGTGGAATTTCTATAGCCTTAGCCTTAGGGTTAACCGAAGCTATGGAACGCGATTTGTTTTTGGTTATAACTTACATAGTGGTTGTGTTTTCTATACTAGTGCAAGGGTTAACAGTTGGTAAATTGGTTAAAAAAGTAAGTTAAATTATTTGGACGTTACCTTTATCCTGAAACAAGTTTAGGAACCAGGTTGAGTTTACATTGCAATCTTTTTTAAAGCTTCGCTTCGATATCTTCAACCAAAAATATTTTGGTTTTGATAGTCTCAAAAAAGGATTTTCATTGCAATACCTAACGAGGAAAAGAAGTTTGTTTGACTGTTGGTATATGAAACGTAGCTTATAAATTAACGCAAACCTTTCGGATAAACACAGAGTCGAATTTTTATGTTTTGTTTTTAATTTTTTTATTTTAAAAGCCAAATTTAAAATTTGGCGGACTCGCAAATAAGCACAAATATTTCGGTTTAGCACTTATTAGCTATGTTTTATATACGTTATTATCCTTTGTTATTTTTCCGTGTTGAATGTCGGAAGGAATATATCATTCAACATTGCAAAAGGTAATTTATCCTCTTGAGAATTATAAGCGCCTCCAGTAAATACAACAACCATATCCAACTCTGGAAGAATCATAATATACTGACCTCCATTTCCAGTTGCCGTTTTGGAAACAACAACTTTGCCCTTTACTTTAAATGGGATGTTCCACCAAAGATAACCATAGTCAATTCCTGTAATTTTGGTTTTCGGTGTAGTTGATTCCTTAATCCAATTTTCCGACACGATTTTTTTTCCGTTCCATTTCCCCTTATTGAGTAACAATTGTCCAATTTTTGCCATATCCCTTGAGGTCATATATAATCTTTTGCCAGATGGTATAATTTCTTTATCCGATGTATGTCCCCAATTTACATTATCAATTCCCATAGGACTGAATAAATATTTCTCAGCGAATTTGTCAATTGTCATTCCTGAAGCTTGACTTATTATTTCTGCGATTAAAACTACGCCCATTGAACAGTAATTTGACAATGCCCCTGGTTCATTAACCATTGGTAAGTCAAGAGTATATTGAAGCCAATCCTTTTTTTTATAGACTTTGTCTTCTTGTCCTTTTGATTTTTTATTCCAATCGTTACAATCAAGTCCGCTGGACATAGTCAAGAGATTTTTGATGGTGATGTTATTCTTCCTCTTATCGAGATTTTTTTTGGGTATAGGATTTTTAAGATATTTTGATATTGGGTCGTTAATGTCTTCAATAAACCCTTTGTCAATTGCGATTCCCAATAAAATTGACCTTATGCTTTTCGTGATAGAACGAAGGTCGTGAGGTTGGTCTGCTGAATGTTCTTTAAAATACTCCTCAATAATCAGTCGGTCATTTTTTATCAATAAAACACTATGTATTTCGTTTGCTTTGTTTTTTAATTGGCTGAATGCCTTATAAATTAGTGTTGTATCAACGTTTTGTGATTTTAAATTTTCCGTTTTCCATCCGTCCCCAAGTTCTTTCGGTTGCGAATAGGTATAGGTGTTCTGTCCATAGCAAAGTGAATTAACGAATAATACTAAGATTGTTAATGCTGCTATGTTTTTTTTCATAATAAAGGGGTAATGCGATGATATGAAGTCGTTCTATAATGACTTATATCAATCGTTAAACGAAGTTAGTTGAAATTTTTTACAAAGTCAATAAGAAGTAGCTAACTACTCCCTCAAAACACTTCTGGAAATCACAATTTTTTGAATTTCGCTAGTGCCTTCATAAATCTGAGTAATTTTTGCATCACGCATTAAACGTTCTACATGGTATTCTTTAACAAAACCATTACCACCGTGTATTTGCACCGCTTCAACGGTGTGTTCCATAGCAACTTTACTGGCATACAGTTTTGCCATGGCACTAGATTTATCGTAGTTGTTACCTTGGTCTTTATCCCAAGCAGCTTTCATAACAAGCATTCTAGCCGCTTCAATATCGGTATACATGTCTGCTAACTTAAAAGCAATAGCCTGATGGTTACAAATTTCGGTACCAAATGCTTTTCGTTCTTTCGAGTATTTTAAAGCTAACTCATAAGCGCCAGAAGCAATACCTAAAGCTTGTGCTGCAATTCCAATTCGTCCTCCAGAAAGCGTTTTCATTGCAAACTTAAAACCAAAACCGTCTTCACCAATTCTATTTTCTTTTGGCACTTTTACATCGTTAAATTGTAGAGTGTGTGTGTCACTTCCGCGGATTCCTAGTTTGTCTTCTTTAGGACCAATATGAAAACCTTCCATACCTTTTTCAACTATAAAAGCATTAATACCTTTATGCCCTTTTTCTCTATCGGTTTGCGCAATAACTAAATACACATCAGAACGTCCGCCATTAGTAATCCAGTTTTTGGTACCATTAATAACGTAATGATCACCTTTATCTATAGCAGTAGTTTTTTGCGATGTAGCATCACTACCAGCTTCTGGTTCACTTAAACAAAATGCACCAACAAACTCGCCTGTAGCCAGTTTAGTTAAATATTTTTGTTTTTGTTCTTCGGTTCCATAAGCTTCCAAACCATAGCAAACCAACGAATTATTTACAGAAACAATAACCGATGCAGAAGCATCAATTTTTGATAATTCTTCCATAATAAGCACATACGAGATAGCGTCCATACCGCTTCCGCCGTATTTTGGGTCTACCATAATGCCCAAAAATCCTAAATCGCCCATTTTTTTTACCAATTCTTTTGGGAATTGTTGTTTGTTGTCGCGTTCTATAACGCCAGGAAGTAATTCGGTTTGAGCAAAATCGCGAGCGGCATCGCGTATCATCATATGTTCTTCTGAAAGACTAAAATTCATAATTCGTAATTATATTATTGATTTGGTAAAAAATGTTTACAAATATAGCCTTTTAGTGTTAATTTTTCAATCGGGATTGTTATTTTTACCTCGTATGAAAAAAAGTGAATACAATGTTATTGGGGTAATGTCTGGAACATCTTTAGATGGTATAGACCTAGTTGCGGTAAAATTTCAATTTAACAATTCATGGGATTTTAAAATCACACATTCTGAAACTGTAAGTTACAGTGAAGAATGGTATAATACATTAAAAAAATTAGTAACTTTTTCTATTGAAGATTTAAAGAAGATTGATGTAGATTACACTAAATATCTTGCTGGTATTATTAAAAACTTCATCACAAAAAATACTTTAGAAAATATTGATGCCGTTTGCTCGCATGGTCATACTGCTTTACACCAACCGAAAAAAAAATTAACTTACCAAATAGGTAATTTACCAAACCTAACAAGTTTGTTGGGTGAGAAAGTGGTTTGCGATTTTAGAGTTCAAGATGTTGAACTTGGTGGTCAAGGTGCGCCATTAGTGCCAATAGGTGATAAATTATTGTTTTTAGATTATGATTATTGTATCAATTTAGGAGGTTTTGCAAATATTTCAACGGAAGTAGAAGACAATAGAATTGCGCATGATATTTGTCCGGTAAACATTGTTTTAAATCATTATGTGAGTAAACTTGGTTTTAATTATGATGATGAAGGAAAAATAGCATCAACAGGAAAAATTAATCAGGAATTGTTAAACCAGTTAAATAATTTGTCGTTTTACAAAGAAAATTATCCAAAATCCTTAGGGTTAGAATGGGTAAATATGCATGTTTTTCCTCTTGTTGATAGTTTTAAATTAGAAGTTAAAGATGTTTTAAAAACTTTCGTAGAACATATTTCATTTCAAATAGCTTCAGAAATTAATAAAAAAAGCAACGCTACAGTTTTAATTACTGGCGGAGGCGTTTACAATACTTATCTAATAAATAGCTTAAAAACCTACACGGAGCATGTAATTGTGGTTCCTAACAATCAAATTGTAGAGTATAAAGAAGCTTTAATTTTCGCACTCTTAGGTGTGTTAAGACTCAGAAAACAAGTTAATTGCTTAAAAAGCGTAACAGGCGCAACAAAAGACCATAGTTCTGGTAAAATTTATCTACCTTAAAATTAATAAAAAATTAATCTAAAAGGCTTATAGTTTTTTATATTTGTTACTTACTAATTTAATACTTTCCTTATGAATCAGCTTTAGCAACACTTCAGTTAAAATTCCCAAAAATTAATTGTAAGCTAAAACGAATCATAATATAATATTGATGAAAGAATTATTAAAAAAGTACGAAAATAAAGAGCCAGAAATTGTTTTTAATTGGAAAGATTCTGAAACCGAGGCAGAAGGATGGGTGGTTATAAATTCATTACGAGGAGGAGCTGCTGGTGGTGGAACAAGAATGCGAAAAGGACTTGATATGAACGAAGTTTTATCGTTAGCAAAAACTATGGAGATTAAATTTACTGTCTCTGGTCCTCCTATTGGTGGTGCTAAGTCTGGTATTAATTTCGACCCACAAGACCCAAGAAAAAAAGGTGTTTTAGAACGTTGGTATAGTGCCGTATCTCCATTGCTTAAAAGTTATTATGGAACCGGAGGCGATTTAAATGTAGATGAAATTCATGAAGTTATTCCAATTACTGAAGAAAGTGGTGTTTGGCATCCGCAAGAAGGTGTTTTTAATGGGCATTTTAAACCCACTGAAGCTGATAAGATAAATAGAATAGGTCAATTAAGACAAGGTGTAATTAAGGTTATCGAAAATCCTGATTACACACCTAGTGTTTCAAAAAAATATACAATATCTGATATGATTACAGGTTTTGGAGTTGCCGAAGCTGTAAAACAGTATTATAATGTTTATGGTGGTAGTATAAAAGGTAAGCGTGCCGTAGTTCAAGGTTTTGGAAATGTGGGAGCAGCAGCAGCTTTTTATTTATCGCAAATGGGAGCCAAAATAGTGGGTATAATTGATATTGTAGGCGGATTAATTAATGAAGATGGTTTTACTTTTGAAGAAATCACTAACTTGTTTCTAGCCAAA containing:
- a CDS encoding sodium:proton antiporter, yielding MNDYFSILTILVLLSAVFGYINVRFLKLPNTIGLMLITILFTLGVFALSYFDSTLLDAERYIIKQIDFKTVLLDVMLSFLLFAGALHTNFQQLKVQRWPVLVFATFGVLVSTFLVGITMFYLLKIIGLPVNFIYCLLFGSLISPTDPIAVLGILKKAGVPKKLEVKIVGESLFNDGVGVVVFLTIFQIASLGIDNIEVLDVIKLFGQEVIGGIILGGILGWITYRLMKSIDDYDIEVIITLAAVMGGTVLAHKFHLSAPLAMVTAGLIVGNDTVRGTAMSEITESYVDKFWELIDILLNTILFVLIGMEMLVLAYDGKYILAGLIAIPIILACRYTSLLFPINFFKKKLDFVPKTNLIMTWGGLRGGISIALALGLTEAMERDLFLVITYIVVVFSILVQGLTVGKLVKKVS
- a CDS encoding Glu/Leu/Phe/Val dehydrogenase dimerization domain-containing protein; this translates as MKELLKKYENKEPEIVFNWKDSETEAEGWVVINSLRGGAAGGGTRMRKGLDMNEVLSLAKTMEIKFTVSGPPIGGAKSGINFDPQDPRKKGVLERWYSAVSPLLKSYYGTGGDLNVDEIHEVIPITEESGVWHPQEGVFNGHFKPTEADKINRIGQLRQGVIKVIENPDYTPSVSKKYTISDMITGFGVAEAVKQYYNVYGGSIKGKRAVVQGFGNVGAAAAFYLSQMGAKIVGIIDIVGGLINEDGFTFEEITNLFLAKKGNSLVADNLIPFNEINERIWSIQTEIFAPCAASRLITIHQIDEMIDSGLEVISCGANVPFADKEIFFGPIMEHTDYKVSLIPDFISNCGIARVFAYFMERRVQMTDEAIFNDISETIKKAIQKIYNKNKSKTEISATAFEIALKQLI
- a CDS encoding anhydro-N-acetylmuramic acid kinase — encoded protein: MKKSEYNVIGVMSGTSLDGIDLVAVKFQFNNSWDFKITHSETVSYSEEWYNTLKKLVTFSIEDLKKIDVDYTKYLAGIIKNFITKNTLENIDAVCSHGHTALHQPKKKLTYQIGNLPNLTSLLGEKVVCDFRVQDVELGGQGAPLVPIGDKLLFLDYDYCINLGGFANISTEVEDNRIAHDICPVNIVLNHYVSKLGFNYDDEGKIASTGKINQELLNQLNNLSFYKENYPKSLGLEWVNMHVFPLVDSFKLEVKDVLKTFVEHISFQIASEINKKSNATVLITGGGVYNTYLINSLKTYTEHVIVVPNNQIVEYKEALIFALLGVLRLRKQVNCLKSVTGATKDHSSGKIYLP
- a CDS encoding serine hydrolase, whose translation is MKKNIAALTILVLFVNSLCYGQNTYTYSQPKELGDGWKTENLKSQNVDTTLIYKAFSQLKNKANEIHSVLLIKNDRLIIEEYFKEHSADQPHDLRSITKSIRSILLGIAIDKGFIEDINDPISKYLKNPIPKKNLDKRKNNITIKNLLTMSSGLDCNDWNKKSKGQEDKVYKKKDWLQYTLDLPMVNEPGALSNYCSMGVVLIAEIISQASGMTIDKFAEKYLFSPMGIDNVNWGHTSDKEIIPSGKRLYMTSRDMAKIGQLLLNKGKWNGKKIVSENWIKESTTPKTKITGIDYGYLWWNIPFKVKGKVVVSKTATGNGGQYIMILPELDMVVVFTGGAYNSQEDKLPFAMLNDIFLPTFNTEK
- a CDS encoding acyl-CoA dehydrogenase, which gives rise to MNFSLSEEHMMIRDAARDFAQTELLPGVIERDNKQQFPKELVKKMGDLGFLGIMVDPKYGGSGMDAISYVLIMEELSKIDASASVIVSVNNSLVCYGLEAYGTEEQKQKYLTKLATGEFVGAFCLSEPEAGSDATSQKTTAIDKGDHYVINGTKNWITNGGRSDVYLVIAQTDREKGHKGINAFIVEKGMEGFHIGPKEDKLGIRGSDTHTLQFNDVKVPKENRIGEDGFGFKFAMKTLSGGRIGIAAQALGIASGAYELALKYSKERKAFGTEICNHQAIAFKLADMYTDIEAARMLVMKAAWDKDQGNNYDKSSAMAKLYASKVAMEHTVEAVQIHGGNGFVKEYHVERLMRDAKITQIYEGTSEIQKIVISRSVLRE